The Pontibacter korlensis sequence ACTACAATAATTTGGGCAGCAAATTAAGCCAGGATAATATAGTTTTCATTTTAACTGTAGCGGCCGCAGTGCTTATACTTGGTTTTTGCGCAGCTCTATACTTTACTGTTCGCAATACCCGCAAAAAAAACCACCGCATTTGGGATAATCAGTCCAGACGTTTGCTGTTGAACCTGGCTATCCCTTTAGCCACTGGAGGAGCTTTTTGTGCCATACTCATATACCATAACATTCTATATCTTGTGGCACCTGCCATGCTGGTATTTTATGGTCTGGCGCTGCTTAACGGCAGCAAGTATACCTTAGGAGATATTCGGTACTTGGGCATTTTTGAGGTTATACTAGGTTTGTTCGCCAGCATTTTTGTTAGTTACGGACTTATTCTCTGGACTGTAGGATTTGGCATGCTGCACATAGTATATGGCGCGCTGGTGTACTTTAAATACGAACGCTAGCAGACCTGTGAAAGAGTATCTTGAAAATATAAACAAAGCCTTCGAAAGTAGGGCACGACTTGGCATTATGTCGGTGCTAATGGTAGAAGACAAGGTTGATTTTAACACCCTGAAAGAAACTCTGCAACTAACTGACGGCAATTTGGCCAGCCACTTGCGTGCGCTTGAAGATGCAGAATACCTGCGCGTGGAAAAGCAGTTTGTAGGGCGTAAGCCTAATACATCTTACCACGCTACA is a genomic window containing:
- a CDS encoding winged helix-turn-helix domain-containing protein — encoded protein: MKEYLENINKAFESRARLGIMSVLMVEDKVDFNTLKETLQLTDGNLASHLRALEDAEYLRVEKQFVGRKPNTSYHATDAGREAFKNHLDALEQLILNNRQNG